The genomic DNA GCGAGGCGGAGTACGCCGCCCATCAAAAGCTCAAGGCGGAAGGCCGCGCCGGCCCAACTCGCTACCGCTTTGGCCCCGACCTGTGGGGAGACGACATCGACTCCGACATCCACGAGCGCCGTCGCGCGTCGATCTTGTCGGAGCCGTACGATCCCTGCACCCGCGGCAAGTCGCCCCCTGCTGACGACGACGAAGATGAATTTGAATCGCCGTATGACGATTCACTGCGCAGCGATTCACGGCGCGGCGATGCGCCGCGCAACACCCCGCGCGACGACCAAGAACTCTACGGCCACGATCCCGAAATCGCTCGCCAGCGCGAGCAGGATAAAAAACCCACCTTCGTCGACGAACGTCCGAATCAGATTTGAACGCAGCGACTAGCGGTCAGGGATCAGCGATCAGCGATCAGCGGTCAGGGATCAGCAAAGCAGAAAAAAACGCCGCGTGCCATGCTCCACGGCGCAGCCGTGGGCATGTCGATCAACGTGCGAGTCCATCTCGCCCCTCGCCCCCGCGCAGCGAAGCGCAGCAGGGGGAGAAGGTGGCCGACAGGCCGGATGAGGGGGGCCTTCTCTCCTATTCCACTGCTCACCTGATCTGACACGCATGAACAAGCGACCGGTTCTAGAACATCCAGATCATGTCGCCGCCAAGCATCAACTGGTTGACCGCGATCCCATCGTCGAACGGTTTGTTCTTGCCTTCGTAGAAGTCGAACCGCAATTCGGGACGGATGATGAAATTGGGCGTCCGCGAGTAGTTCAGCCCGAACGAGGCGGAGTAAAAGCTGCCTTGGAACGGCGGCTTGTTGGGGTTGGAGGGGCGATTGAGACCGACGCGCACGCCTTGCTCGTCGCGGAACCACTCGAAGCGGAAGCCCAGCTTCCAGCAGTCGTTCAGCGGATAGAAGACGTATTGATCGAGCCCGTACCAGAGAGCGTTCTTGCCGTTGGCAAGCGCGTCTCCCTGAAAGCCGAGCCAGTGATGGAACAGATACTGAAAGCGGTCGGTCAGTTGCATATTCCACAGCGCGCTATAGCGGGTCCGGTTCTTGGCGCCGAACTGCGGGATGCGGGTGTCTTCGTTGCCGGAGATGACGGAGAACGCCGACCAATCGCGAGGGTCTTCGCCGGTCAGGCGAGCGCGACCCATGAAGGCGGCCTGGTTGACGGTGCGATCGAGGGCGTTCCAGCCGTTGACCACGCCGCCATCGACCGTGAAGCGATCCGAGAGGTTCCACGAGGCCAAGGCGCCCCAATGGGTGAACGGCCCGGCGAACATGTAGCTGTACGCCTTGGAGTAGAAGAAGTTGACGGGCGCCGGCACTCCTTCGTAGCCGACCACGGTGTAGAAGTGTCCCACCTTCACCGAGAAATCGCGGTTGCCGATCTGGCCGTACATCTGCGGCAAGGCGAGGCCGTAGTATTGGTTGTTCCAGTCGAGCGAGAAGTCGCGACCGGCTTCCAGCCCCGAGGATCGAGCCAAGAAGAAGTCGTTGCCGAAGAGGACGTCGAAGCGTCCGCCGAGCGAGATGCCGTCGTCCGATTTGAGGGCGCGTTCGGCCACGAAGTAGCCTTGATTGAACATGCCGCCATTGTTGTCGATTTGGTTGTACGGCCCGTTGAAGCCGCTGCTCGGATCGCCGGTGTTGATAATTCCGCCGGCGTTGAGCCAGCCGTAAAAGCGCGTCGAACCGGCGGGGGTGGTGAGCCAATCGCTGGGCGACCAACTCGGCTGGCAACGGCAGCGCCAGGGACCACAGCCGCCGAACAGGCCACAGCCACCGCCACTTTGACCACAAGTGTCGCCGCAGGCGCCTCCACACGTATCGCCGCAGGTGTTGCCGCCCGCGCCGTAGTCTTCGAGATCGTCGAGCAGTTCGGTGGTGTCGACTGGCTCTTGCGCCGCCCGCTTCTTCTTGGCGACGGTATTTTGAGCGATCGGCGTTTGCTGGTCGGCCACTGGCTGTTTGCCGGTGGTCGCGGATCGGCGGCCGCGCGAGTTGTCGGCCGCGTTAGGCGTGTCGGCGGAGGCGGGTTGCGCAGGGGGCTGGGCCTTTTCATTCGCCAAGAGCGAAGGGTCGATGGCCGCCGTGGCCAGCGCCAGCGCGAACAGTGTGCGCAGCATACAACGGGTCTCCAGAGACCGACCGGTCGCCCATTTGCGGGAGGCGATCGGCCGCGAGATGGAAGCACTGTGAGTTGTGAATGGGCAGCCGCAAAGCGAGCGCGGGTCAGCGCCCGGTCTGCGAGTTGTCTGCCGTCCGTTCTTTCGTCCGCGCGACAATCCGCATTTCAACTACAACGTGATTCAGTGGCAAAGCTTGCCCGACCGGCACAACGCGAACGCGGCCGCGCCGCTACAACCGGCACGATCGTCATGGCCCGAAAACTTTGCCTGAGAGTCGGCGGCGGCGAGCAAAGCTGGGGGCTTTGGCGGAACCTTGGCGATTGTTCACATTTCTCTACCGGCGGAAGGGCTGCCGGTCGAATTGATTATTGCGGTTTACCGCCGCTTAACATGCGCGCATGACGCGCGGCCAAGAGACAGCACCGACGCAATGGCGCCGATCCAAACGCAAAACGATCGCCAGCACGTTCGGAGTTGCTCCGCGCGGCAAATGCTGCTGCTGGCGGTGGCCTGCCTGGCCGGCTCGACGGCCTGGGCGCAAATGGCGCCGGTTGCCACCCCAATCCCCACCGCCGGCGCCGCTAGCATGGTGCGCGTGGCCGGGGCCAATCAGCCGCAGGTGATCGTGACGCCAGGGACGAGTTACCCGGCGCCTACCATGAGTCAGACCTTCGCGCCGACAGAGATGGTCGCGCTGGCGCCGGGCGAGACGGTTGTCGGCCAAGCGTGCGATGGCATGTGTCCGGCTAGCCCCAAGGACGATCGCGTCCACTATAGTTGCCCTGACGCGATGGAGTTTTTGCCGGGGATGTGCGGCGAGGGGTGCGCGCCGCCGGCGTGCGAGTGGATTGGCGGCGGCGGTTGGTACTTTACGGTCGACGCGCTGGCGCTCAAGCGCGATCAAGCGAACAACGTGGCGTTCGCCACCTGGGACGATGACGGCAATGTGGCGCTGGAGACGCGGCAGCGCGATTTTCCGTTTCGCTACGGTGCGCAGTTCACCGCCGGACGTACGTTGTCGCCGTGGTTCCGCGTGGAAGGAACTTACTTTGGGCTGGCGAACTGGAACGAGCTGGTCGCGGTGCGCGACAACTCGATCAACGCGTTTGGCGAGCCGGGCGATCTGTTCTCGCGGCTGTCGAACTTTGGCAATCCGCCGACCGTGGGACTCGACTTCAACGATCTGGCATCGATCAACTATTCCAGCGCGCTGGACAACGTGGAGTTGAACCTGCGGCGCCGGCTCGACACGATCTCGTCGATGGAGATGTCGGTGTTTGGCGGGGCGCGCTACATCAGCGTGCGCGAGCGGATGGAGTACTTCACCAGCTCGGCGTTGCCATTGGCGCTGGGCGCGACTAACTCGGTGAACACGCGCACGACGAACGACCTGTTTGGCTTGCAGATCGGGGCCACGCTCAACGCGCCGTTGGACGACGATTTTTGGCTCGGCCTGACCACCAAAGGCGCCATCTGCCAGAACATCGCCAATCAGGACACGGTGTACGCCACCAATGTCGGCGGCGTGGCCGACAGCTTTGCCGGCGGCGCGCGGAAGAACGCCAGCACCTGGGTCGGGGACGTGCAGTTGACCTTCAACTATCGCTGCTGCGAGTGGCTCACCTGTCGCGTGGGCTATCAAGCCACCTGGATGGACGGGCTGGCCCTCGCTTCCGACAACATTCCGGCCAGCGCCGACATCTTGCGGTTTGGCCCCGCGACGATCGAAGCCAACGGCCGCGTGGTGTATCACGGCCCGCACGCGGGCTTCATGCTGGTTTGGTAGGACGCTACGAAGCGCTGCTTAGCGTTCGGCAATTTCAGAGCGACGTGAAATCCGCTCAGTTTCTTCTGCTACGGGCGTTGATCGCGGGCGGTGGGGAGGCGATTCTGTTGGTTGCGCGGCGTCGAGCGTCGCGGGCCGAAGTTTTGCCCAGAAAGTCGCCTATGAATTGGTTTCGCCGGTTGGCAGGTTGCCTTGCCGTTTATGGCGTCTTGGTCGCCGGGGCGGCCGTTGCCGAAGACCCGTTTGCCGCTGGGGTGCGTCCGACCGAAGCCTTGACCCCGGAGGAAGAACTGAAGGCGTTTCGCGTGCCGCCGGGCTTTCGGATGGAGCTATTCGCCGCCGAGCCGCAGATCAACAAGCCGCTCAACATGGCTTTTGACGCGCGTGGCCGCTTGTGGGTGACCAGCACGGTGGAGTACCCATACGCCGCGCCTGCCGATCGGGCCGCGCGCGACAGCGTGCGCATCTTGGAAGACACCGATGGCGATGGCCGCGCCGATCGGATCACGGTGTTCGCCGATGGGCTTAATATCCCGATGGGGGTGTATCCGTATCGCGACGGCGCGATCGTGTTCAGCATTCCGAACATCTACTATCTGGCTGACACTGATGGCGACGGTCGCGCGGACCAGCGCACGTTGCTCTATGGGCCGTTTGGATTTGATCGGGACGTGCATGGGCTGAACAACGCCTTTCGGCGCGGCTACGACGGTTGGGTGTACGCCTGCCACGGTTTCAACAACGAATCGAAGGTGACCGCGCCCGACGGCAGCCAGGTTCACATGGTCAGTGGCAATGTCTACCGCTTTCGCGCCGATGGATCGCACATCGAACTGTTCATGCGCGGACAGGTGAACCCGTTTGGCATGGCGTTCACGCCGTGGGGCGACATCTTCACCTCCGACTGCCACACCAAGCCGATCATGCTGCTGATGCGCGGGGGGTATTACGACTCGTTTGGCCGTCCGCACGATGGGCTGGGTTATGTGCCGCTGGTGATGCAGCACGATCACGGCTCGACCGCCATCGCCGGGGCGGCGTATTACACGGGAGATTTGTTTCCGCCCGAGTATCGCGGCAACTTGTTCGTGGGCAACGTGATGACGAGTCGGGTGAATCGAGATTCGCTAAAGATCACGGGGTCTTCGCTGGCCGCCAAAGAGGAAGCTGATTTTGTCGCGACCGACGATCCGTGGTTCCGGCCGGTCGACATGCAGGTGGGGCCAGACGGGGCGCTTTACATCGCCGATTTTTACAACCGGATCATTGGCCATTATGAGGTGCCGCTGACGCATCCGGGGCGCGAT from Pirellulales bacterium includes the following:
- a CDS encoding porin, whose product is MLRTLFALALATAAIDPSLLANEKAQPPAQPASADTPNAADNSRGRRSATTGKQPVADQQTPIAQNTVAKKKRAAQEPVDTTELLDDLEDYGAGGNTCGDTCGGACGDTCGQSGGGCGLFGGCGPWRCRCQPSWSPSDWLTTPAGSTRFYGWLNAGGIINTGDPSSGFNGPYNQIDNNGGMFNQGYFVAERALKSDDGISLGGRFDVLFGNDFFLARSSGLEAGRDFSLDWNNQYYGLALPQMYGQIGNRDFSVKVGHFYTVVGYEGVPAPVNFFYSKAYSYMFAGPFTHWGALASWNLSDRFTVDGGVVNGWNALDRTVNQAAFMGRARLTGEDPRDWSAFSVISGNEDTRIPQFGAKNRTRYSALWNMQLTDRFQYLFHHWLGFQGDALANGKNALWYGLDQYVFYPLNDCWKLGFRFEWFRDEQGVRVGLNRPSNPNKPPFQGSFYSASFGLNYSRTPNFIIRPELRFDFYEGKNKPFDDGIAVNQLMLGGDMIWMF
- a CDS encoding BBP7 family outer membrane beta-barrel protein codes for the protein MAPIQTQNDRQHVRSCSARQMLLLAVACLAGSTAWAQMAPVATPIPTAGAASMVRVAGANQPQVIVTPGTSYPAPTMSQTFAPTEMVALAPGETVVGQACDGMCPASPKDDRVHYSCPDAMEFLPGMCGEGCAPPACEWIGGGGWYFTVDALALKRDQANNVAFATWDDDGNVALETRQRDFPFRYGAQFTAGRTLSPWFRVEGTYFGLANWNELVAVRDNSINAFGEPGDLFSRLSNFGNPPTVGLDFNDLASINYSSALDNVELNLRRRLDTISSMEMSVFGGARYISVRERMEYFTSSALPLALGATNSVNTRTTNDLFGLQIGATLNAPLDDDFWLGLTTKGAICQNIANQDTVYATNVGGVADSFAGGARKNASTWVGDVQLTFNYRCCEWLTCRVGYQATWMDGLALASDNIPASADILRFGPATIEANGRVVYHGPHAGFMLVW